In Thermodesulfovibrionales bacterium, the genomic stretch CAGCTCGTGAAAAGCCCTTGACTGCGACGGCAAAGAATGACGAAAGGAGATCGACTGACTCCGGGAAGGAGAGGAAAGTCAGCCTTGGGACGGTCCCTGATTTCGGCTTCGGCGGCAAAGGGTACCGTCTTTCCGGCGTGGTGCCTGGTTCGCCGGCGGATGCGTGCGGATTGAAGGAGGGCGATATCATAATCAGGATCAATTCGACACCTGTGGCCGGCTTGAAGGACCTTTCCGATATTTTGAAGTCATTGGTGCCCGGGACCTCTGTCTCTATCACCTTCATGAGGGATGGAAAAGAGATGACCGTCGAAACAGAAGTGAAGGTAAAGGAGCGATGAATCCTGAACACACAGTTGGAAGAACATATTTTCATTTAGGTCTGCTCTTCCGGCTGCCGGGTTTAAGATGAAAGGCCGCAGCAACCACCTCTCTCTCTCCTTTCAGGAGGAGGTTCAATGTTCCTATTTTAGGGACGGAAGGACTGCGACGCTTGACTATGTGGTCGCGAGTGAAGAGGAGGCTGGAAGGTTTCACTCCTATCTCTCCCGGGGATACCGGCGTCTCGGAAATCTCTTCTATAGGAATGCCTGTGCAGACTGTTCTGCCTGCATACCTCTTCGCATCGAGACAGCACGGTTTGAGGCGAGCAAGAGCCAGAGAAGGGCGTTAAGGAGAAATAGCGATATAAGACTCGGAATCCCGCATCAAACTATGCTCACTACGAGGAAGGTTGAGCTCTACAGGAAATATGTCCGGTCCAAACACGGCAACAGAGAGCAGGGAGGAGAGAATTACCATACCGTTCTTTCCCTTATCCATTATGGTTATGCTGACACGATAGAGATGGATTACTATCTTGGCGACAAACTGATCGGAGTCGGAATCGTAGACGGGGGAACCGATTCGCTCTCTTCGAATTATTTCTATTACGATATTGATCATCTCGACCGGAGACTGGGTGTCTTCAGCATCCTCAGTGAGATATCCCTCGCAAAGGTCACGGGGAAAAGGTATTATTATCTCGGATTCTGCATTGAAGAGAACCCGAAGATGTCATACAAGAGAGATTTCCGGCCGAATGAGATTCTTGTGAAAGGGGCATGGAGAGAGTATCTGACGTAGAACCTGCAGTGTCTTCTGTTGCACCGAGCAGCGATATTCAGAAAGAGTCTCTATCCGTAGGTTTCCGCGTCCCGATGACAATCGATGGCGTTTGATCCAGCAACAAACACTGTCCAGCTGAAATGCGTCAATAATACTTGCTCACAGAAAGATAGATTGAAGCATTTCTCTTTATCTACCTAACAAGTCCTCTAGTGGTCTGATATAATGTGAAGAAGAAAGAAGGAGGAATCTATGAATGCCTTTATCGAGCTGGTATTATCTGTGCGAGCAGGAGTGGCAAGCAACAATTGAAAGGTCCTGATATGAGTGATTTTGTGGGAGATAGTAGCTTTCTGCAAAAGCTTATAGACGCTGTACCGGCTATGTTGTTTATAGTGGACCATGATGTGAGAATCATCCATTTGAATCGGGCGGCGTCCAAACTTGTGGGATCGTCGAAAGAAAAAGTCTTGATGACGATAGGAGGAGAAATACTTCATTGCATTTAT encodes the following:
- a CDS encoding arginyltransferase gives rise to the protein MKGRSNHLSLSFQEEVQCSYFRDGRTATLDYVVASEEEAGRFHSYLSRGYRRLGNLFYRNACADCSACIPLRIETARFEASKSQRRALRRNSDIRLGIPHQTMLTTRKVELYRKYVRSKHGNREQGGENYHTVLSLIHYGYADTIEMDYYLGDKLIGVGIVDGGTDSLSSNYFYYDIDHLDRRLGVFSILSEISLAKVTGKRYYYLGFCIEENPKMSYKRDFRPNEILVKGAWREYLT